The Bacillus sp. Y1 genome has a window encoding:
- a CDS encoding MFS transporter translates to MAQTATVQEFKKPDSATTYKILFIIALCHLLNDSIQSVVPAMFPILEQSMGLSFTQLGIIGFSLNIVSSIMQPFVGIITDRKPMPFALPIGLTFTLIGVLGLAFAPSFLLIVFSVVFIGLGSAVFHPEGSRVAYMAAGPRRGLAQSIYQVGGNSGQALAPLITALILVPFGQRGAGWFTIVAAVAVGLLVYIAFWYANKLKIDSQKPKQKQTLAPTSFSFQRQIRFYLLVILFLIFARSWYISGITNYYAFYAIDKYNFSIQQAQLYLFVFLVAGALGTFFGGPLADRFGKKTIILLSMIVSAPITILLPFVPHYFALVLLGIAGFILMSSFSVTVVYAQELVPGKIGTMAGLTVGLAFGMGALGSVFLGILADTIGLPLTIISTGFLPLLGFLTLLLPSDKQIADIYK, encoded by the coding sequence ATGGCACAAACTGCTACTGTTCAAGAATTTAAAAAACCTGACAGTGCAACAACGTATAAAATCTTATTCATTATCGCATTATGTCACCTATTAAACGATTCGATTCAGTCGGTTGTACCCGCCATGTTCCCTATACTTGAACAATCAATGGGGCTAAGCTTTACTCAACTAGGAATCATTGGGTTTTCTCTGAATATCGTATCCTCTATCATGCAACCCTTTGTTGGAATAATTACAGACCGTAAGCCCATGCCATTTGCTTTACCCATCGGCTTAACGTTTACTCTAATCGGAGTTTTAGGGCTTGCCTTTGCCCCTAGTTTCTTACTGATTGTGTTTTCTGTGGTCTTTATTGGATTAGGATCCGCCGTATTCCATCCTGAAGGTTCAAGGGTTGCCTATATGGCGGCTGGACCTAGAAGAGGGCTTGCACAGTCCATTTATCAAGTTGGCGGAAATTCCGGGCAAGCACTAGCTCCATTAATTACTGCACTCATACTCGTTCCTTTTGGCCAAAGAGGCGCAGGCTGGTTTACGATTGTCGCAGCAGTTGCAGTAGGGCTGCTTGTTTATATTGCTTTTTGGTACGCGAACAAACTCAAAATAGATAGTCAGAAACCAAAACAAAAGCAGACTTTAGCTCCTACATCGTTTTCATTTCAACGTCAAATTCGCTTCTATTTGCTTGTCATCTTGTTCTTGATCTTCGCTCGTTCATGGTATATTTCAGGAATCACTAATTACTACGCATTTTATGCGATTGACAAGTACAACTTTTCCATACAGCAAGCTCAACTTTATTTATTTGTTTTTCTAGTTGCAGGAGCTTTAGGTACATTTTTCGGTGGACCTTTAGCTGACAGGTTTGGAAAAAAAACCATCATCTTGCTATCCATGATTGTTTCTGCTCCTATCACCATTTTGCTTCCCTTTGTGCCTCATTATTTCGCGTTGGTTTTACTTGGGATAGCGGGTTTCATACTCATGTCTAGTTTCTCAGTTACCGTTGTTTATGCACAAGAACTCGTTCCTGGGAAGATAGGGACCATGGCAGGTTTGACAGTAGGATTAGCTTTTGGAATGGGTGCTTTAGGATCTGTGTTTTTAGGTATATTAGCAGATACGATTGGATTGCCTTTAACGATTATTTCAACCGGTTTTCTCCCATTACTGGGGTTCCTAACACTGCTCCTTCCTTCAGACAAACAAATTGCAGATATATACAAATAA
- a CDS encoding phosphotransferase enzyme family protein gives MENQVDELFTEHILKAGLHLFDLEESYKKLGDFENYVFEVKKQDRVYILRATHQSHRVKEDILAELHWVNYLHSNGINVPEVFSSAKGETVEEITAGDGSHFYFCMFSKVKGNSIHVKEDRFNEELFFAWGKAIGKMHKATRAYNEAVELKRRPSWNDDDLLAIENYIPSNEKIIVSRTKELLQELAALPTTREYFGLIHGDIHSGNFFFDGRDIHIFDFDDSSYHWFTSDIAIPLYYSVFYRFPNENVQERNDFAHGFITAFTKGYETETMLPPQWKEHLSYMLRLRDVTLYSVLYKKIPIEQRDERLLKMQGEIGTRIMNKEPIVSIKK, from the coding sequence ATGGAGAATCAGGTGGATGAGCTTTTTACAGAACATATTCTAAAAGCAGGACTTCATCTCTTTGATTTGGAAGAATCCTATAAAAAGCTAGGAGATTTTGAAAATTATGTGTTTGAAGTAAAAAAACAGGATCGAGTTTATATACTAAGAGCAACCCACCAATCGCATAGAGTAAAGGAAGATATACTTGCTGAGCTGCATTGGGTAAATTATCTACATTCGAATGGCATCAACGTACCAGAGGTGTTTTCATCCGCAAAGGGTGAGACGGTTGAAGAGATAACGGCAGGAGATGGATCTCATTTTTATTTTTGCATGTTTTCCAAAGTGAAAGGAAACTCGATTCACGTAAAAGAAGACCGCTTTAACGAAGAATTGTTCTTTGCTTGGGGGAAAGCAATTGGGAAGATGCATAAAGCAACAAGAGCATACAATGAAGCAGTAGAGTTGAAGAGAAGGCCTTCATGGAATGACGATGATTTGCTTGCGATTGAGAATTATATTCCAAGTAATGAGAAAATTATTGTATCTAGAACAAAGGAATTGCTTCAGGAGTTAGCAGCTTTACCAACAACGAGGGAGTATTTTGGTCTCATTCATGGAGATATTCACTCGGGGAATTTCTTCTTTGATGGAAGGGACATACATATTTTTGACTTTGACGACAGCAGTTATCATTGGTTTACTTCCGATATAGCGATTCCTCTTTATTACTCTGTCTTTTACCGATTCCCTAATGAGAATGTTCAGGAACGGAATGATTTCGCTCATGGGTTCATAACAGCATTTACAAAAGGGTATGAAACAGAAACAATGCTACCACCGCAATGGAAAGAGCATCTCTCGTACATGCTTCGGTTAAGAGATGTCACTCTTTACTCAGTATTATATAAAAAGATCCCAATCGAACAGAGGGACGAACGGTTATTAAAGATGCAGGGTGAGATTGGGACACGGATCATGAACAAAGAGCCAATAGTATCCATAAAAAAATAG
- a CDS encoding ATP-binding protein has translation MKRHLLNLLLYSLIVVLPTLGGSYIFSQIEKEKNLLEQVQHAEWVASIHKSHWDQFISETVTSLQTLSLTSEIYVNSPERMAPLLQKAFQTDPRYSGLFLLNEEGRMIVGSNNLLEDNLYKNSYIQEVIRTKDIIISAQVNTLKNNQKVIGLASPVLDEQNQLTFITLALLRVDHVQNIMKILTPETPIVILNQEDQVIIDFDSEHLYKQGGHWVSTPMNQLPWTIKVKVDEDAARTNISHLMGTITLFFILTHILFLLVKYILLKRQSINERKQNEAQKLELVGTLAAGTAHEIRNPLTGISGLVQLLSEKHKDKEDQFYFSVINNEIKRINQIVSEFLILGKPTAMKNQPIDLKMIIQELQPLISSEANLYNVICHYTFPEESVVVLCTKDQMKQVILNITRNAFESMPTGGTLDIRILKERGKCFLTISDTGVGIGKEELEKIFHPFYTSKASGTGLGLVVCKRIVQSFHGEIQISSIENKGTTVAVSFPLMKE, from the coding sequence ATGAAAAGACACTTACTAAACCTACTTTTATATAGCCTCATCGTAGTACTACCAACACTAGGTGGCAGTTATATATTTTCACAGATTGAAAAAGAAAAAAATCTTTTAGAGCAGGTTCAACATGCTGAATGGGTTGCTTCTATTCATAAATCACATTGGGATCAATTTATTAGTGAAACAGTCACTTCTCTTCAAACTCTGTCTCTTACGTCAGAGATATATGTTAACAGCCCAGAAAGAATGGCCCCATTACTACAAAAGGCGTTTCAGACAGATCCTAGATACAGTGGGTTGTTTTTATTGAACGAAGAAGGGCGAATGATTGTGGGCTCTAACAATCTATTAGAGGACAATCTGTACAAAAACTCGTATATTCAGGAAGTCATTCGTACAAAGGATATTATTATATCTGCTCAGGTGAATACATTAAAAAATAACCAAAAGGTGATCGGACTTGCTTCGCCTGTGTTGGATGAACAAAATCAACTAACATTTATCACTCTTGCACTGCTTCGGGTTGACCATGTTCAAAACATAATGAAAATACTTACACCTGAGACACCTATAGTCATCCTCAATCAGGAAGATCAAGTGATCATTGATTTCGATTCTGAACATTTATACAAGCAAGGTGGGCATTGGGTATCAACGCCTATGAATCAGCTACCCTGGACGATTAAAGTAAAGGTTGATGAAGACGCAGCACGTACAAATATTTCTCATTTAATGGGAACGATTACTTTGTTCTTTATTTTGACGCATATCCTGTTTCTGTTAGTTAAATATATTTTACTAAAAAGACAATCAATTAATGAAAGAAAGCAAAATGAAGCACAAAAACTCGAGCTGGTTGGTACATTAGCTGCTGGGACGGCACATGAAATACGAAATCCATTAACTGGCATTAGCGGCCTTGTCCAATTACTAAGTGAAAAACATAAAGATAAAGAAGATCAATTTTATTTTTCGGTTATCAATAACGAAATTAAACGAATTAATCAAATTGTGAGCGAGTTTCTGATTCTCGGAAAACCGACAGCCATGAAAAACCAGCCAATTGATTTAAAAATGATCATCCAAGAGCTTCAACCACTTATTTCTTCTGAAGCAAACTTATACAATGTGATATGCCATTATACATTTCCTGAAGAATCGGTTGTCGTTCTATGTACAAAGGATCAAATGAAGCAAGTCATTTTAAATATTACAAGAAATGCATTTGAATCCATGCCTACAGGTGGCACACTTGACATCCGTATTTTGAAAGAAAGGGGAAAATGTTTCCTTACAATCTCTGATACGGGAGTTGGGATTGGAAAAGAAGAGCTTGAGAAGATTTTCCACCCCTTTTATACGTCAAAAGCATCAGGCACTGGGTTAGGGCTTGTAGTTTGTAAAAGAATCGTCCAATCGTTTCATGGTGAAATTCAAATTTCGAGTATCGAAAACAAAGGCACAACTGTGGCTGTATCATTTCCACTAATGAAAGAATAG
- a CDS encoding MarR family winged helix-turn-helix transcriptional regulator, with protein sequence MRIMEVEISQSLKLFIVLSRAYRSVNENVNKLIQTYGLNPTEFAVLELLYHKGDQPLQQIGEKILLASGSITYVVDKLEQKALLARVACPSDRRVTYAQITEQGKTFIEDIFPDHAQKIHELMKELTADEKDQATELLKKLGLSIENKK encoded by the coding sequence ATGAGAATCATGGAAGTTGAAATCAGTCAATCTTTAAAACTTTTCATTGTGCTATCTAGAGCATATCGCTCAGTCAATGAAAATGTAAATAAACTTATTCAAACATATGGACTAAATCCAACAGAATTTGCTGTTCTTGAACTTTTATACCACAAAGGAGATCAGCCGTTACAGCAAATAGGCGAAAAAATCCTTCTTGCGAGTGGAAGTATTACGTACGTGGTTGATAAGCTGGAACAAAAGGCATTACTAGCTAGAGTTGCTTGCCCTAGTGATCGAAGAGTAACGTATGCTCAAATCACAGAACAAGGGAAGACATTTATCGAGGATATTTTTCCTGACCATGCACAAAAAATACATGAATTAATGAAAGAGCTTACAGCTGATGAAAAAGATCAAGCAACAGAGCTGCTAAAGAAATTGGGATTATCTATTGAAAATAAGAAATAA
- a CDS encoding M3 family oligoendopeptidase — translation MQFEQYTYERPNFEVVEKQFLDALEVFSKAASANEQNEAMKDINQIRNDLGTMFNLVYIRHSIDTNDEFYKAEQDYIDEIQPSVEGLVTKYYEALVNSPFKLELEEKWGKQLFALAEAQLKVFSPDIIPLLQQENKLTTEYTKLLAAAKIPFEGEERTLAQMEPFTESKDRDMRKKASEARFNYFSENESELDRIYDDLVKVRTEISQKLGYKNFVELAYYRMYRTDYNAEMVAGFRKQVEDYIVPIATKLKERQRQRIDVDTLKYYDENFKFKSGNAVPKGDPEWIIQNGQKMYDELSKETGEFFHYMVENHLMDLVAKKGKAGGGYCTYIENYKSPFIFSNFNGTSGDIDVLTHEAGHAFQVYSSSHFEIPEYNWPTYEAAEIHSMSMEFFTWPWMDLFFKEDTDKYKFAHLSSALLFLPYGVSVDEFQHWVYENPTATPKERKLAWREIEKKYMPHKDYDGNEYLEGGGFWQRQGHIYTTPFYYIDYTLAQICAFQFWKRSGEDHKKAWNDYLHLCTLGGSMPFTELVKAANLISPFEDGCVQSVVGEIEAWLNSIEDQKL, via the coding sequence TTGCAATTCGAACAGTATACATATGAGAGACCAAATTTTGAGGTTGTTGAGAAACAATTTTTAGATGCATTAGAGGTTTTTTCAAAAGCAGCCTCTGCAAATGAGCAAAATGAGGCAATGAAAGATATAAATCAAATACGTAATGATTTAGGCACGATGTTTAACCTCGTATATATTCGACATTCGATTGATACGAATGATGAGTTTTACAAGGCAGAACAAGATTATATAGATGAAATTCAACCAAGTGTTGAGGGGTTAGTTACTAAATATTACGAAGCGCTTGTAAACTCACCTTTTAAACTCGAGCTAGAAGAAAAGTGGGGAAAACAGCTTTTTGCCTTAGCAGAAGCACAGTTAAAGGTGTTCTCTCCTGATATTATTCCTTTGCTTCAACAAGAAAATAAGCTTACGACGGAATATACAAAGCTCCTTGCTGCTGCGAAAATTCCTTTCGAGGGAGAAGAACGTACGTTAGCTCAAATGGAACCGTTTACAGAATCGAAAGACCGAGATATGAGAAAAAAGGCAAGTGAAGCTCGATTTAATTATTTTTCAGAAAACGAAAGTGAGTTAGATCGTATATATGACGATTTGGTCAAGGTTCGTACAGAAATTTCTCAAAAACTTGGCTATAAAAACTTCGTTGAACTAGCTTATTACCGTATGTATCGTACGGACTATAATGCGGAAATGGTTGCTGGGTTTAGAAAACAAGTGGAAGATTATATTGTACCGATTGCTACAAAACTAAAAGAACGTCAAAGACAAAGAATTGATGTTGACACTCTTAAGTATTATGACGAAAACTTCAAGTTTAAATCAGGGAATGCGGTACCGAAGGGTGATCCTGAGTGGATTATTCAAAATGGACAAAAGATGTATGATGAACTCTCAAAGGAAACAGGCGAGTTCTTTCATTATATGGTAGAGAATCATTTAATGGACTTAGTGGCAAAGAAAGGAAAGGCTGGTGGTGGATATTGTACATATATTGAAAACTACAAGTCACCTTTTATCTTTTCAAATTTTAATGGTACGTCAGGTGATATCGATGTATTAACACATGAGGCAGGGCACGCATTCCAGGTGTATTCAAGCAGTCATTTTGAAATTCCAGAATACAATTGGCCTACTTATGAAGCAGCTGAAATTCATTCGATGAGTATGGAATTTTTCACATGGCCATGGATGGATCTATTTTTTAAGGAAGATACGGATAAATATAAGTTTGCTCATTTAAGTTCCGCCCTTTTATTCCTTCCTTATGGCGTAAGTGTGGACGAATTTCAGCATTGGGTGTATGAAAATCCTACCGCTACACCTAAGGAGAGAAAGTTAGCTTGGCGTGAGATTGAAAAGAAATACATGCCTCACAAAGATTACGACGGAAATGAGTATTTAGAGGGTGGCGGATTCTGGCAGCGTCAAGGCCATATATACACGACTCCGTTCTATTATATTGATTACACATTGGCCCAAATTTGTGCATTCCAATTCTGGAAGCGTTCTGGTGAGGATCATAAAAAAGCATGGAACGATTATCTACATCTTTGTACTTTAGGCGGTAGCATGCCTTTTACTGAGCTTGTAAAAGCAGCAAACTTAATTTCACCATTTGAAGATGGATGCGTACAATCTGTCGTAGGCGAAATTGAGGCTTGGTTAAACTCAATCGAAGATCAAAAGTTATAA
- a CDS encoding ATP-dependent Clp protease ATP-binding subunit, which yields MLCQTCQKTEAAIAVRMTINGNENQLHLCQSCFQKEREKMLSSFGPNLSGFQSFSPFESFFQPMNMNQQGKQQRNMETPQKSSGNGGFIDQYGRNLTTLAQAGLIDPVIGRDEEVNRVIEILNRRNKNNPVLIGEPGVGKTAIAEHLAVKIAEGSVPNKLKKSHVYLLDVASLVSNTGIRGQFEERMKEILLELQQKKNIILFIDEIHQLVGAGSAEGSMDAGNILKPALARGELQLIGATTLKEYRKIEKDAALERRFQPVQVLEPTISEAIEILKGLKSKYEDYHEVVYTDESIEACVNLSHRYIQDRFLPDKAIDLLDEAGSKLNLMANYSNTEAIENRLKEIAKEKEEALKVEKYELAANLREEEKELEQKLSHRELDHRPLVKVDHIHELIEKKTRIPVGKLEQSEQEKLQNLEGHLSNKVIGQQEAVKKLVKAIRRSRAGLKAKGRPIGSFLFVGPTGVGKTELSKSLAEELFGSKNSMIRLDMSEYMEKHSVSKLIGSPPGYVGHEESGQLTEQVRRNPYCIILLDEIEKAHPDVLNMFLQILEDGRLTDSQGRTVSFKDTVIIMTSNAGVGHKTVKVGFGNDHHEHESNLLATLGSYFKPEFLNRFDAIIEFSSLQEEDLLQIVDIMISDLNIMLKEQQMTVTVTEEVKRKLATLGYSPSFGARPLRRVIQDQIEDQISDFIINDPDCKELIAVVEDDKIIIKKA from the coding sequence ATGCTTTGTCAAACATGTCAAAAAACAGAAGCCGCTATTGCTGTAAGAATGACTATTAATGGGAATGAAAATCAACTACATCTTTGTCAAAGCTGCTTCCAGAAGGAGCGCGAAAAGATGTTATCGTCTTTTGGACCAAACCTATCTGGTTTTCAATCCTTTTCCCCTTTCGAATCATTCTTTCAACCTATGAATATGAATCAACAAGGCAAACAGCAAAGAAATATGGAGACTCCTCAGAAAAGTAGTGGAAATGGAGGCTTTATTGATCAATATGGACGAAACTTAACCACATTGGCACAAGCTGGTTTAATTGACCCAGTGATTGGACGTGACGAAGAGGTTAACCGTGTCATTGAAATATTAAATAGAAGAAATAAAAATAATCCTGTCTTAATCGGTGAACCTGGTGTTGGTAAAACAGCCATTGCAGAGCATTTAGCCGTTAAGATTGCTGAAGGAAGTGTTCCAAACAAGCTTAAAAAAAGCCATGTGTATCTTTTGGATGTGGCTTCTTTAGTATCAAACACAGGTATTCGTGGCCAGTTTGAAGAAAGAATGAAAGAAATACTGCTTGAGCTTCAGCAAAAGAAAAATATTATTCTATTTATCGACGAAATTCACCAGTTAGTGGGTGCTGGGAGTGCAGAAGGATCGATGGATGCTGGGAATATTTTAAAGCCAGCATTAGCACGTGGAGAACTTCAACTTATTGGTGCAACGACTTTAAAAGAATACAGAAAAATTGAGAAAGACGCCGCTCTTGAGAGACGCTTCCAACCCGTTCAAGTACTAGAACCAACAATCTCTGAAGCGATTGAAATTCTTAAAGGTCTGAAAAGTAAATACGAGGATTATCATGAGGTTGTATATACAGACGAGTCGATCGAAGCATGTGTGAATTTATCACATCGATACATCCAAGACCGTTTTCTTCCTGATAAAGCGATTGATTTACTCGATGAAGCTGGTTCAAAACTGAATTTAATGGCTAATTATTCTAATACGGAAGCCATCGAAAATCGTTTGAAGGAAATCGCAAAAGAAAAAGAAGAAGCTTTAAAAGTAGAAAAATATGAGCTCGCAGCCAATCTACGTGAAGAAGAAAAAGAACTTGAACAGAAGCTTTCTCATCGGGAACTTGATCATCGACCACTTGTAAAAGTGGACCATATCCATGAATTAATTGAAAAGAAAACAAGAATTCCTGTAGGTAAACTTGAGCAATCAGAACAAGAAAAGCTACAAAACCTTGAAGGCCATTTATCAAATAAGGTAATAGGACAGCAGGAAGCTGTGAAAAAATTAGTTAAAGCCATTCGCCGAAGTCGAGCTGGTTTAAAAGCAAAAGGACGCCCTATTGGATCCTTCCTATTCGTTGGTCCAACCGGTGTCGGGAAAACAGAACTTTCCAAGTCATTAGCTGAAGAACTATTTGGTTCAAAAAACTCTATGATTCGCTTAGATATGAGTGAATACATGGAAAAGCATAGTGTTTCTAAATTAATTGGTTCTCCTCCTGGTTATGTTGGACACGAGGAATCAGGACAGTTAACGGAACAAGTAAGACGTAATCCTTATTGTATTATTTTGTTAGATGAGATTGAAAAAGCTCATCCAGACGTTCTAAATATGTTCCTTCAAATTCTAGAAGACGGTAGATTAACGGACAGCCAAGGAAGAACAGTCAGCTTTAAAGATACGGTCATTATTATGACTTCCAATGCAGGTGTGGGTCATAAGACGGTGAAGGTTGGCTTTGGAAACGATCATCACGAACACGAAAGCAATTTATTAGCCACATTAGGATCATACTTTAAGCCTGAATTCCTCAATCGTTTTGATGCGATTATTGAGTTCTCATCATTACAAGAAGAAGATTTACTCCAAATTGTTGATATTATGATTAGTGACTTAAATATTATGCTTAAAGAGCAACAGATGACAGTGACAGTAACAGAAGAAGTGAAAAGAAAGCTTGCTACATTAGGATACTCCCCTTCGTTTGGGGCACGTCCATTAAGAAGGGTGATTCAAGACCAGATTGAAGATCAAATTTCAGACTTTATTATAAACGATCCTGATTGTAAGGAATTAATCGCGGTTGTTGAGGACGACAAGATTATTATTAAGAAAGCATAG
- a CDS encoding CPBP family intramembrane glutamic endopeptidase, with the protein MFQKQMDVRMIFGILLAHVLLFFTFQEKSVFWYIFTASMLFLITYSILQEEMDDQQPFRIYITYGVVSGVSLFGLFYLGNNLLHMIDLPLKGSVAKLYKQMSPTQIWQYIVLFLIIIPGEEIFWRGFILKRFLGRITILPSILLSTLLYTSVNIYSGSSHLILASIVAGLVWSILYVWKKSIPLLIVSHLVFDLFLLVLFPLS; encoded by the coding sequence ATGTTTCAGAAACAAATGGATGTAAGAATGATTTTCGGTATATTACTTGCTCACGTATTATTATTTTTTACTTTTCAAGAGAAAAGTGTATTTTGGTACATATTCACAGCTTCGATGCTGTTTCTAATTACTTATTCCATTCTCCAAGAGGAAATGGATGATCAACAACCGTTTAGAATTTATATTACATATGGTGTAGTTTCGGGAGTAAGTTTGTTTGGCTTATTTTACCTAGGTAATAACTTATTACATATGATTGATCTTCCGTTAAAAGGTTCGGTCGCAAAGCTGTACAAACAAATGTCCCCTACTCAAATATGGCAGTACATCGTCTTATTTCTTATCATAATTCCAGGTGAAGAGATCTTTTGGAGAGGATTTATTTTAAAACGATTTCTTGGACGGATAACAATCCTACCAAGTATTTTGTTATCAACATTATTATATACTTCTGTCAACATATACTCGGGGTCAAGTCACCTGATTCTCGCTTCGATTGTTGCCGGACTAGTTTGGTCAATCCTCTACGTTTGGAAGAAGAGCATTCCTTTACTAATTGTCTCACACCTCGTATTTGATTTATTTTTGTTAGTCTTATTCCCTTTAAGTTAG
- a CDS encoding YkvS family protein has protein sequence MKRAEVGNVIEFRDGLQGIVEKVNENSVIVDLTFMDNYRDLELDQRTVVNHKNYKVIKESSF, from the coding sequence TTGAAAAGAGCTGAAGTGGGGAACGTGATCGAATTTAGAGACGGGTTACAAGGAATTGTTGAAAAAGTAAACGAAAATTCAGTAATTGTTGACCTTACTTTTATGGACAATTATCGAGATCTTGAATTAGACCAAAGAACTGTTGTAAATCATAAAAACTATAAAGTTATTAAAGAATCTTCATTTTAA
- a CDS encoding glucose 1-dehydrogenase — protein MYNDKIVIITGGASGIGAGIVHAFYEAGAKVVIADYHAENGKQAEKKYHSERVSFFETDVSIEQSVISLVTYVMEKFGRVDILINNAGISSFSNFYEMTVEQWDRVLNTNLKGVFLCSREVAKVIEEGGAIVNISSTRAFMSEPHSEAYAASKGGIVALTHALAATLSEKKVRVNCISPGWIETNDYEELREIDHSQHFSKRVGKSSDIARGCLFLCDPNNDFITGTNITIDGGMTKKMMYEE, from the coding sequence ATGTACAATGACAAAATCGTAATTATTACAGGCGGTGCCAGCGGGATTGGTGCTGGTATTGTTCATGCTTTTTATGAAGCTGGAGCGAAGGTAGTTATTGCTGATTACCATGCAGAGAATGGTAAGCAAGCAGAGAAGAAATATCACAGTGAGAGGGTTAGTTTTTTTGAAACCGATGTTTCAATCGAGCAATCAGTTATTTCTTTAGTTACTTATGTAATGGAAAAATTCGGTCGAGTCGACATTCTGATTAATAATGCAGGTATTTCCTCTTTTTCAAATTTCTACGAAATGACTGTGGAGCAGTGGGATAGAGTACTAAATACCAATTTAAAGGGTGTTTTCCTCTGTTCGAGGGAGGTAGCCAAGGTGATTGAAGAAGGTGGAGCAATCGTTAATATTTCTTCCACTAGAGCCTTTATGTCCGAACCGCATTCGGAAGCATATGCAGCATCAAAAGGAGGGATTGTAGCACTAACTCATGCATTAGCTGCAACATTATCTGAAAAGAAAGTGAGAGTCAATTGCATAAGTCCAGGTTGGATTGAAACGAATGATTATGAGGAACTTCGTGAAATTGACCATTCACAGCATTTTTCCAAAAGGGTTGGTAAGTCAAGTGACATTGCACGCGGGTGTTTATTCTTATGTGATCCGAATAATGATTTCATTACTGGTACAAATATTACCATTGATGGAGGAATGACAAAAAAGATGATGTACGAAGAGTAA
- a CDS encoding PilZ domain-containing protein — protein MIYKRQEAFRFQFQQPIHGTFKIVSINGMQGEVKSAIAYIVDISPNGIKFRSPINLPIEQNDFLLEISFLLADRLIHVLGKPKWKKIEGKMCVYGFTGLDDKETKKEIVNVLKIYTKMIYNESKNPD, from the coding sequence GTGATTTATAAAAGACAAGAGGCCTTTCGATTTCAATTTCAACAGCCTATTCATGGAACATTCAAGATTGTAAGTATAAATGGAATGCAAGGGGAAGTTAAATCCGCTATTGCTTATATAGTAGATATTAGCCCAAATGGGATAAAATTCAGATCACCAATTAACTTACCCATTGAACAAAATGATTTTTTGCTAGAGATTTCATTTTTATTAGCTGACCGATTAATTCATGTTCTAGGAAAGCCAAAATGGAAAAAGATCGAAGGCAAAATGTGTGTATACGGATTTACAGGTTTAGATGACAAGGAAACAAAAAAAGAAATCGTCAATGTCCTTAAAATTTATACAAAAATGATTTACAATGAATCAAAAAATCCAGACTAG
- a CDS encoding phosphocarrier protein HPr: MAEKQFKIIAETGIHARPATLLVQAASKFDSDINLEYKGKTVNLKSIMGVMSLGVGQGADITISAVGGDEQEALASLEETLKKEGLA, encoded by the coding sequence ATGGCAGAAAAACAATTTAAAATTATAGCTGAAACAGGAATTCACGCTCGTCCTGCAACATTACTAGTACAAGCAGCTAGCAAGTTCGATTCTGATATTAACCTTGAGTACAAAGGGAAAACAGTAAACCTTAAGTCAATCATGGGTGTTATGTCTCTAGGAGTTGGACAAGGAGCTGACATTACTATTTCTGCAGTAGGTGGAGATGAGCAAGAAGCTCTAGCTAGTCTTGAAGAAACTTTGAAAAAAGAAGGTTTAGCATAA